The genomic region GTGAAGTGCTGAGGATCACTAGCATTGGCCAATTTAATCCCTTGGTCAGCATAGATGTGTTTTGTTGGCAAGAATTCAGTTAAGGAATCCAAACTCAGAAAATGGCCTGCTAATGGGTTTTGAGGGATTGTTTACATAAGAGAATCTAGAGAGATTCCAAGTTCCAACAGAGCCATGAAAGAAGTCCACAACAATTAGAATAATAGCCACGTCAGTGAGTTATGCACCTTCTGAACCTATTGGTGGAACCTTTTCAGACTGAATCCTTGACCCACACATAATAGCTAAGAGAAAATAACATGTATTGATTATGATGCCATTGTTACAACTTTTGATTAGGATTAGTTAAAAAGTGTGATATGCTACAAGTCCTGTTCCCCATACAGAACAGGAAGGTGGATGATCGAACTTATATTGATTACACACTTTTGATTCTGGGCTGTGTCATTCTCAGCCTGAAGCTGAACTAGCCATTTTATTCCACTTGTTTTTAATTGAATCAGACGAGTCCATTATTTTTAGAATTGCTGCTCTCAGTGGGAACTGCAGAGGGTCTCAGGTATTGGCTAGCAGAGCTATATAAGATAGCAAACCATAACTGGTTTCCAATGTTGTatcatttagaaaagaaaaaaaagttttattttagctTTTACCCAGAAACATTAATTCCACAACCTGAATGAATTCAATGTATTTTATGATTTAAGCTAGACAAAGGGGGTTttgaagtcttcaaatacattttcAGTTCACACTGAATTTATATTTACTTTCCAACAAACAAAGGACAACTTGGCAGGAAGAAATGTAGACCAAATGGTGTAATCCCCATAAGGAAGAATAATTCTGTAAGTATTTCAATAGCAAGCTTGGAAATCCAACAATAGGTTATATTGTTAATAAGTTGTTTATagcttcttttattgttttattcattgttaataataaaatagctTGAGTCAGACAACATTCTTCATGTGGGAATCAGTGTATTGCTTGATGTTACTTTCAAATCCTTTCAGGTAACATAATAATCAATCTGACATAAATCAGTAAATAGAACAGAAGATGATGAGTACAACCTCACTAGGTTCAGAAGCTCTTTGAAACTTAGCTGAACTTTCTGACATTCACTTCCCATGACCCTCCAACAACCCTTATCTCCTCCCTCACGTGACCCATTAGTGTGTCCATTTCCTTCATCCCACTAAAAGGCCTTGGCTACCTTCCAACTTGTGTTCAATAGGCAGTCCTCCTAGGAATCCCTTTTCCATTATTTGAACGGGCCACGTAGTTACAGCAGCCTTATTACTAGGCTTTGTCGGCCAATGAATTCAAATGAGTTCTGGAACCATGTGCTCCTATTGTGGAGCACACCCCACCACACAATCAGTGACTACAGTCATTTGTGGGGTGAAGAGTTGAACCGCAGGAAAGTAAGGGCCAGAAAATTCAGACCCCTATGAAAGGTAAGGTGCTTGCAGACTCATTATATATACAACTTTTTTGTCCTACACTAGATAGTTGACAGGGAGTGGAAAAGTGGACTTTTTCTGCATTAAAATGATGAGGCAAAAGTTCTTGCTCTGAAAAGGACCAGGCTTTCTGCAAACCCACTAAGCTTCTTGTTTATTGTTGATTACTATAGTATCTGGAACTAACTTGTTTATGACCTTTGTATGGTCATTAGTTGGtagtaattttttttcactgGACATTTTAGTTTCACACTCTTGTGATGAATTGGTGTACGCTGGCTAGCAACCCTTTTGATACTGCAGACAAAAATATCACAGTGACGTATTTTAATGTGCATAGGGACATAAAATACAAATATAGCCTCAGAAATTACAGGCTTTTACAGTCTTGTACTTTACAATGTCATTATATAAGCTGTAATGATACATTAGAATTTTAGAGAAGATGATGTTAAACTCGGAATGCATATTTTCCCTAATGTGTTTGCAGGAGAGCTGCCTGCATATTGCAAAATAGTTGTTCACAGACACTTGTTCTTATAAAAATTACAGATTTGCTTTGATGGCATTCACAACCCCTTGTATTCACTCTCCACAAACCTTTGCATGAGCCAATTTGAATTTGTCAGTGTTAGAAAGTGTCATGATATCCTGGGAATACACAGCCACAATCCATACCAGTGTTAGTGCAACCAACTTGACAGCTATTTGTGGGACTGGCAACAGAAAAAATAACATGCAATTCTGGTGACCACtcatatttttattactttttatgTGTTTTACACTAGCCCCACGAGGCCTCagttagttagggttaccatatttcagcgagcaaaaaagaggacgggaggagccccgccctagccccgtccctgcccctcccacttcccgccccccctgacctcccaaccctccccccgttccttgtcccctgactaccccctcctgggacccctgcccctaactgccccccaggactatctaagcctccctgcctcttgtcccctgactgccccaacctttatccacacccccacccccagacagacccctgggactcccacgccccatccaaccactccccaccccctgacagccccccccccagaactcccaacccatctaaacccctctgctccctgtcccctgactgctccgatccctctccgcactcctgccccctgacagccccccccagaactcccaacccatctaaacccctctgctccctgtcccctgactgctccgatccctctccccacccctgccccctgacagctcccccccagaactcccagccccctaccccccccgctccttgtcccctgactgccccctcctgggacccctgctcctaactgccctccagaaccccaccccctacctaagactccctgttccttgtcccctaactgccccctcctaagacccccccccccactgcccaccaggaccctaccccctacctgtaccctgactgcccaaaactttctccactccccccaaaaagcccccccccgtttcttgactgccccctccagaacctccctgccccttctcctgcccccccttaccctgctgctcagaacagggtgttgggctctgtgcgagccggacacgtggctaagctccccagcacaacaaaacccggtccctggccctgcacaacaaaacccggtccctggtccggaccgggttgcaggggagagctgcccttgtatcagcacaaagtgctctcgctcccgttttgctacgctgcatggcagaaaccgctcccagttgcaaaaggggagggctgcactttgtgctgagacacttgctcagaatgcagggcggagctcctctccagctgctccggagtccagcccgggactttcctgcagccctcccagccgctcgctctgctgtgccgggggagggggaaatcccggacattgtgagtgctttacaaattccccccggacgctatttttagcacaaaaaggaggacatgtccgggtaaatccggacgaatggtaaccctaagttagtGATCAGTTCCCAATGTGCTCTGCATTGTACAaacatgtaataaaaatacagtcCCTGCACTAAAGTGCATACAATCTGTGCTAAATTTACCCATGTGCAGTGGGCCAGTGCAAGGCCTATGCTCTGCTTTAGCCACACTGGAAGACTTAAGTAATGCAAAAGCATTGTCTTCGCCTTTCATTGGGGAGTGAATATCACCCCCAGTACGAATAGCAAATTGCAAAACCCAAATGCTTGAAGCAATAGTCCTAGCAAATAGTCTGTGAGAAACATCTGGGCTGAAATATGTCCCTGTGAAATATTAAGGGTGGTGTTAGGTCCAGAAAAGTGATCCTATTTTtgacttttgtcatttttgtgttTCTATTACTAGTTAATGGCAAGGATGCCTAGAGCCCTGCATGAGAGTTCTTCTTATGTTGTGTCTTTAAGTACGGAATACCAATAAGTAAAATTATCAAATAATTCTGAATAACTAACAAATGGGTAAAAGTCTAACTCTCTGTGGATAACTTGCAAACAGAAAAGGGTGCTAAATTTGTCAAATAGTGTGTTGAGAATGGTATTCACATAGCTCACCTTGCATTTAATAGGACTCGCATGTAAAGTACACACATATATGAAGGGGACAATATACAGAAACTATAAGAAAGGCAAAAATCCCAATGTTGAAACATGCTGAGAGCTGAATTCTTGAAGGCGAATAGCCACGTACTTTGCTTCAGAATTTGCTCCCTCTTGTGATTGGCCAGAGCCTGACTCTGGGGCCATTAGGAAGGAGAATGGTCAGATAGTTGGAAGATCTAGATTTTATTATTGTCACTGCCACATACTTGCTATGTGAGCTTATGCCAGTCacttaactgctctgtgcctcagtttcttgaTCTGTTAAGCAGTGATAACAGTGCTTATCCTACATGCTTGTTGTGAAGCTTAgttcattcatgtttgtaaaagGCTTTGAGATCTTCTAATGTCAAGTACTACAAAGGTACAAAGGATTATGGTTGTTAAAAATGTAGATGCAGCAGGAGATGGTATTTCACTGATTTTAACAGGTTTAGTGTTCAGAGCATACGACTAGTAATTAGGAAGTACACAGTTCATTTTTTGTCTATTCCACTGACACTCTGAAggtttgggtaagtcacttaacatcTCCTTATCAGTTTTCGTAGCTGTAAAATCGGGACAATAAAGCTTAGCTTTCAACCAGTGAAGTTTAATTAATCAATGATTTagtgttttgaaaatgtgaagcaaCTTGAAATTTGATATAAATGCTAAGTAGCAATCTCATTAAAAGCTGCTAGGATGTTCATTGTGCTTGGTATTGGTCATGGCAGTGAATGGTCTCTTATGACCAACTGTTAGCAATATATTTCATGATGGTTGCAATGTAAGTGATTACATTAATAAACAGGAACACCCCGCACCTATATTTGAATACTTAAATCAGCACTTAGGCATGGAAAATGGGCAATTTCTTCAACATCTAAATATCTTCTTAGAAAATGCCTGTTTTACTCATTTAAATGTCTATCTGAGTATCCAGATGTGGGATCAGAATATTCTAGTAATGATTCTGATCATGTGAGTCATTTAGCATTTCATGTGCAGTGCTGAACCCTCTTAGTAAAGTAGGGCATGTTGAGGGTGCTTGGCAGTGCAGCTTATACAGTGCAgttttactctgaaaagtgactgtgtaaAAAAAGCATCATGTATCTCTGTTTATTGTGCTTCTTTGTTTTAATGCCTCCATTTCATGCATATTCCATTTTCTATGTTTCCAAGTAAAACTTGCAAGGCCCTCTTGGGTTCtaaaagtcaagctgggttctttttcCTGCATATGCATCACACCCATTAATAAAATTCATCTTCAACCAATTGCTCAAgcgtagctgagagcagaatttgaccctgctATTAGAACCGGGTTTGCAATTCTGCTGATGATATGGAACTCAGAGGAGAATCCAACTCCCACTCCCACAACTGTGCTGTGCTAACAGGCGTAGACAttaataaagatttatttttgtCATTAAGGTTCCATTTCCACAAAGTTTCACTGAAATTTTCACTTTCATGAAACCAAGTTTGAAAATTGAGCTCAAGGAGTGTCATAAGCTGAAAAAGTACAGTTCCAGCAGGAATCTGTATTTTTATTGGTAGCCAATCATTGTATAAAATTAATCCAAAATGAATAAAATGTATggttgtgtgtttattttttatttagttgTTCCCAGAAACCCTTGCTAAAATTACAGCGTAATATCTTGTATCAAAAGATGTACAGTTTGTTTTGTTGCTTTCTCCAAGGAAGTGTTATGATCCAAACTTTATTGCTAATTTAATTTCCCAGTTGCATAGTGAATTTAAAGTTCAATTCAAGAAATACATGTAGTTCAAAACTTCATATTAATGGTTTTATCTAGTCTGTCAGTTACATGTCTTGTATTCTTTTCTTTCATGCAGAATCATCTTCGTCGGCCAGAATGCTGTCTGGATTTTCAAATTTGTTACATCTGTGGCCATGAATTTGTCTTTCGGTCAACACTGAATCAGAAATGCTTGGAAAGATGTCATGGAGATAAAAAGTAATTTACAGCAAGACGTTAGTTTATATGTTACATATGCAAAAATGATCAAAATACAAATCTTAGATCAGATGGAATGGTCAATATTTCCTGTATTTTCTTGAGATGAGGCACATAATATTTCTACCGTGGTTAACTTCAAAGATAGAGTGGGTTTTTTACTGCAAAACTGGTTTTATAACAGGTCAAATTTTTCAGTATATTTAATGTTCCTTTTGGGTggcaggggcctgattctcctcttacttacTTATTTTACATCAATATAACTCCACTGCCTACCATAGATTTACTTCAGGTTTAGACTAGTATAAGTGAGAGGAGACTTTGACCTTGCACTGTTATATATAGTTTCAGACACAGGTTGTCTAAAGTTTTTGTTTATCAAACTTAAATGTCATTGATGGTATTGTTGTTCCTTTAGTAAAATTGGGAAAGCATAGTAATCTTTCATGACCAAACTGCCCAACAGGGTAAGTGGGTTGTGAAATAGGAGATTTCTGTTCTGTTCTCACCTCATCTACTGTCTCTTGCTGAGTGGCCTAGACAAGGGTTAAACGCAGACCCACTGTAAACAGTTAGGTTAGTGGAGTGCACCCACTTACACCACTTCTGAATTTAGTGCTCTATTCCTCAATTCTTCCTCTACAAAATAAGACTAATACTTCTCTGGAGCACAAGAATGTTGTGAATATTAACTAATACGTGTAAAGCGCTTTTCGATTCTATAATTATAGGTGCTGTAGATATGCAAAGTCTTATTATTTTAAGAGGGGCATAAAGATGAAAACAGGGGAGGCAAAAACTTGTGCCTCTGAGGAAAACAAGTGAGGGGCAGATTGCTCCTCCCACAAGGAACTCCAGGGAAGGAAAATTCTATAAGAGGAATCCTGTGCAGTTACCTCCATGtttctttgggggagggaaggcagaTTTCCATAGGAAGCAAAGGCCTTCTGCACAGAGCTTTTGTGCCTCTGCTTTGATTCCAATGGTCCAATGGTCTCTCTCTATTATCTGCCACTGGGTTCCAGCGGAGCTGTGCTTCAAGGAAAGGAAAAGCAATTTAGCAATGAGTTAGAGCTTTTTAAAATCACACAGGATGGAAGAGAGAGGACATGATGTATGTTTCCCTGGACTGCCCACCCATCCCACACTCATCCGTGGACCTACAGAGAGCTATCTGCAGGGTTATGGGTTAATGAAGGGTGGACACTGCTGACGAAGTTCGTGCACTAGCACTGGGAAATTTCATGAAGTATCATTTTGGTCAGGAATGAAAGTAACAAATTCTGCGTTATGTTTACAGTTGTatgaagctcagcagttttgaTTCACCCAGGTTCATACAAACCTTTTATCCATATTTTGCTTCTCATGGCTTTGCACCCTGCAAGTTTACAGTTTTGAGTTTCAgatttatataataaaataatttagCAGCTGATGTTGTGAGTCGACCATCTTAGATGGCCTTGCTTATTTGTATGGGACATGAAAGTATAGCATCATGGTAAGGTAAATGGAGTCTACTTTACCCCTGGTTGCCAACCTTTAACAAGAGATAGTGTTTATTAATTTCTTCTTATATAATTTGTTTCAggataaaacaaagcaaaaaggcaaaacaaaaaaactgcaaTAAAAACCCCCCACAAACTCCTGCCACTGAAACATCACAACCTGATTGCTGCAAATATGCCTCAACTCGATGCAGCTCCCGTACACTCTAGTAACTTCTAGCCTGCGAAGCAAAGTCAACAAAAATGAGCATCACATTGAAAAAAGGCAATCTCAAATAAAGTAGAGAGAACATTCCTGGAACATTGTATTCTTCATGGAAACAACTGTAAAGAAAAAGAGTTTGAGCAAGCATAATAAAACTCTGCCAAGTGCTGGAAAGGTCCCTGCTAATATCTCTACCATTCTGCCTTCAAAACAGATTGCAACATCCAGTGTGTCAGATCTTCCCACAGTTTTGCCAGAAATAGTGAGTTTAGATTCCATAGTAAAAGCAAGCCCTGGGAAAAGGAGACCAGGCACTGTAATAATATCAAAACGGTCAAACACTGCAAGCATGTCTCAGAGTCAGTTGAATCGGCCAGTCATTCCATCAAAGAGACCTGGCTTTAGGGTGTGCTATATCTGTGGCAGAGAATTTGGGTCACAATCTCTTgccatacatgaacccaaatgcTTGGAGAAGTGGCATATTGAAAATGACAAATTACCAAAGCATCTCAGAAGAGCAGAACCTGCTAAACCTCAGTCCCTTACTGGTGGCACCTATGATATTAAGGCTGCAAATGAGGCAGCTTATCAGAGTGCTCAAGCTCAGCTCTTACCCTGTGAAAACTGTGGTCGCACTTTTCTTCCTGATCGTCTCCCTGTGCACCAAAGGAGTTGCAGACCAAAGGATGGTGGCCTGGGCCCTTCAAGCTCTAACCCCCCTAAATCTGTTAAAGGCCCTAGCTCTGGCCTTGTATCTGCAGCACGTACTGATCAATCTAGTAAAGTTCAACAAACACGTGGGGCTGCACCAGCCATACCAGATAAGGTAAATTATTATGCATATGACCTATGAAAGAGACGTGATTGTTTTGCTATAGATACCCCAGACACTAGAGATGAATGAACTTTCATCAGATCTTAAATTTTAAGGCCTACTTCTTTCAAAGGCATCATTTTGCACCATGCAAATTCTTCCCAGCTAAGCAAGGGTGGAGTAAGGCGGGGAATAATGCGTTCAGAAGGGAAGGCATAAAATATTCTAATCCTATTTATCCCTGTTTCTTTGATCTTTCTTGTTGAAAGGAGATATTTGGGTTCTCATTTTCCATGTTCCTGTGGGAGATGTATCCCCAGAAGAGGCCATTATGCACTATAGGTCATTAAGAGATTATGGCGAGCTGCTTAAGCAGGCTTTGCATTTTCTAGTATGTTTTAACGGACATCAGATGTTTGTATTTAAT from Chrysemys picta bellii isolate R12L10 chromosome 6, ASM1138683v2, whole genome shotgun sequence harbors:
- the LOC101951909 gene encoding zinc finger protein 474, whose protein sequence is METTVKKKSLSKHNKTLPSAGKVPANISTILPSKQIATSSVSDLPTVLPEIVSLDSIVKASPGKRRPGTVIISKRSNTASMSQSQLNRPVIPSKRPGFRVCYICGREFGSQSLAIHEPKCLEKWHIENDKLPKHLRRAEPAKPQSLTGGTYDIKAANEAAYQSAQAQLLPCENCGRTFLPDRLPVHQRSCRPKDGGLGPSSSNPPKSVKGPSSGLVSAARTDQSSKVQQTRGAAPAIPDKPPVIRRPPTVVCYICGREFGTKSIGIHEPQCLKKWHNENDMLPKHLRRPEPKKPEVRSLGAKGFYDLDALNEAAWNSAQSQLVPCDICGRTFLPDRLIVHQRSCKPKPAK